Below is a window of Acidobacteriota bacterium DNA.
TTCGCGCGGTTGCAACGTGATGGTCGCCACCGGCAAACAGGAAAAACTGTGGACGACGCGGGGCCAGTTCGGTAGCGGCATCAAGCGTGTCGTGCCCCGGGCCAACATGGACGTCAACGCTCACTGGATCTGCGACGAGGGTCGGCTTTCCTATCGAACCGTGGAAGACTCGGATCGGATGCTGAAGGCCCAGGCCCCGGCGGAATCGGCCATCGACTGGGACGAGGGTGTCCAGAAGGTGGCGGCGGCCCTGAAGAGCGCTGGCGATCGCGCCGCGGTTCTCTTCTCGCCGCGACACACCAACGAGACCTATTACGCCTGGAAGCGACTCCTCGATGCGATGGGAATCGAACGCGTCGGTGTCCGTTCGTTGCGGCGAGGCGAAGACGACAAGCTGCTGATCCGTGCCGACAAGGGTGCCAACTCCCTGGGGGCCGGCTGGGTCCTCGGCGAACAGGCGACCGAGGCAAGAGTGCTGGATGCGGTACGCGACGGCCACGTCGATCTTCTGGTGACGGTCGGCGATCCGCTGGATCCCGCCGATGACGTCAACGACGCCGATCTGAGTTCGCTCAACGTCAAACAAAGAATCCACGTCGGGCCGTTCCAGCGTTCCACTGCGGGTGCCACGATTTCGCTGCCGGCCCCGCCGTGGTCCGAAGAAGACGGCACCATGACCAACTTCGAGGGTCGCGTGCAGCGGGTGCGTCGTGCGCGGGTTCCCCGTGGCGAGGCACGACCCGCCTGGCGCCTTGTGGCCGATCTGGCGGAAGCCGCCTCCGTTGAGTTCCCGAGCTGGGGTTCGGCGGCCGATGTGCTGGTGACTCTTTCAGAAAACTGCAAACCGTTCGAGGGACTCGACGAGGAAGCCGTCGGTCTTCTCGGCGTAGCAAGCGCTGCCACCGCGCCGGCGGGGTCGTAGATGCCCCAGGGACTCGAACCGATCCTGATCAACGCCGCCAAGATCTTCGCGATCGCGAATGCCCTGATGGCATCGGTCGCGATCCTGACGTGGATCGAGCGACGCCTGTCGGCGATCATCCAGTTTCGGCTGGGACCCAATCGCGTCGGGCCGGCCGGGTTGTTCCAGCCCCTGGCCGACGGCATCAAGTTCTTCATGAAGGAAGAGACGATCCCCGCAGACGCTCGCAAGGGGGTGTTCATCATCGCGCCGTTCATCGCACTGGTCAGTGCGTTGACCGCGTTTGCCGTCATCCCCATCGGGACGCAGATAGAGATCGCCGGTCGGGTGATCGACCTGGTGATCCTGGATCTGGATGGCGGTCTGCTGGTGGCGCTGGCCGCGTCATCCCTTGGTGTCTACGGCATCGTCTGTGCGGGCTGGGCGTCCAACA
It encodes the following:
- a CDS encoding 2Fe-2S iron-sulfur cluster-binding protein, with translation MLKFTIDGEELEVAPGTTILEAALSRGREVPHYCYHPGLSISGNCRMCLVEVEKMPKLVIACATPVADNMVVHTQNDRVKAAQASIMEFLLVNHPLDCPICDQAGECRLQEYAVDYGTGISRSIEPKVQQSKAVDLGKHILLDQERCIQCSRCIRFCDEISGTGELAFFQRGERTIIGTYPGQRLDNPYSGNTADICPVGALTVKEFRFKTRVWYLENTPSVCAGCSRGCNVMVATGKQEKLWTTRGQFGSGIKRVVPRANMDVNAHWICDEGRLSYRTVEDSDRMLKAQAPAESAIDWDEGVQKVAAALKSAGDRAAVLFSPRHTNETYYAWKRLLDAMGIERVGVRSLRRGEDDKLLIRADKGANSLGAGWVLGEQATEARVLDAVRDGHVDLLVTVGDPLDPADDVNDADLSSLNVKQRIHVGPFQRSTAGATISLPAPPWSEEDGTMTNFEGRVQRVRRARVPRGEARPAWRLVADLAEAASVEFPSWGSAADVLVTLSENCKPFEGLDEEAVGLLGVASAATAPAGS